The following coding sequences lie in one Peribacillus frigoritolerans genomic window:
- the ntdP gene encoding nucleoside tri-diphosphate phosphatase — protein MGIVPAEGGKIQIHSYKHNGHIHRIWEETTVLKGTQNLVIAANDRTMVTESDGRTWITREPAICYFHSKYWFNVIGMLREDGVYYYCNISSPFTYDSGALKYIDYDLDIKVFPDMTFNLLDEDEYERHRKEMNYPDAIDSILKQNVDYLIYMIRQRKGPFSAEFIDSWYERFLTYR, from the coding sequence ATGGGGATTGTTCCTGCCGAAGGAGGAAAAATCCAAATCCATAGCTATAAACATAATGGACATATCCATCGTATCTGGGAAGAGACAACCGTTTTAAAAGGGACCCAAAATCTGGTGATAGCAGCGAATGACCGTACTATGGTAACGGAATCAGATGGAAGGACCTGGATTACGAGAGAGCCGGCGATTTGCTATTTTCATTCAAAGTATTGGTTTAATGTTATTGGTATGTTGAGAGAGGACGGGGTTTATTATTATTGCAATATCAGTTCGCCGTTCACATACGATTCGGGAGCATTGAAATACATTGATTATGACCTGGACATTAAAGTATTCCCAGATATGACGTTTAATTTGCTGGATGAGGATGAATATGAAAGGCATCGGAAAGAAATGAATTACCCGGATGCCATCGATTCAATATTGAAACAGAACGTAGACTATTTGATTTATATGATACGCCAGCGAAAAGGACCATTCTCCGCAGAGTTTATTGATAGTTGGTATGAACGCTTTTTAACCTATCGATGA
- a CDS encoding YgaB family protein: MEEFNRLINNQLKTMDKLLLLQSEIERCQDIEKQLLALEEESEAVTIQEEIQLKKQELKSIHDMFEKQTEEVIRYFQQGQAAIR; encoded by the coding sequence ATGGAGGAATTTAACCGGCTTATAAACAACCAGTTGAAAACGATGGATAAGCTTTTACTTTTACAATCCGAAATCGAAAGATGCCAAGATATAGAGAAGCAACTCCTTGCACTGGAAGAGGAAAGTGAAGCGGTCACCATTCAGGAAGAGATTCAACTCAAAAAGCAGGAATTGAAAAGTATCCATGATATGTTCGAGAAGCAAACGGAAGAAGTCATCCGTTATTTTCAGCAAGGACAGGCTGCCATACGATAA
- a CDS encoding ABC transporter ATP-binding protein has protein sequence MGSIKRYLQFVKPYKWQIIGTVLIGLLKFAIPLLLPLLSKYIVDDIIGNGDLSKAVKSERLLWAMAIMIFIFVAVRPPIEYYRQYFAQWTGTKILYDIRNDLFTHIQKLSFKYYSNTRVGEVISRMITDVEQTKNFVITGLMNLWLDIATIIIVIVIMFTMDVKLTIVSIIMLPFYAFSIKHFFGKLRTYTRIRSQALADVQSHLHERVSGMSVIKSFAIEDREQELFAKQNKNFLDKALKHTSWNAKSFAVVNTITDIAPLLVIGFAGYQVIHEQLSLGTMVAFVGFIDRLYNPLRRLVNSSTTMTQTLASMDRVFEFVDEKYDIDDQPGAKELKQVEGRITFQDVSFAYDEKEAPVLKHINLDVKPGETIALVGMSGGGKSSIVSLISRFYDVTEGRVLLDGTDIRKYQVRSLRDKIGMVLQDNILFSESVKANILMGRPDASDEEVFEAAKAANAHEFIMGLKEGYETKVGERGVKLSGGQKQRVAIARVFLKNPPILVLDEATSALDLESEHYIQEALDILAKDRTTIIVAHRLSTITHADRIVHIDNGEIAEMGTHEELMKKQGHYYNLFQVQQLDS, from the coding sequence GTGGGGAGCATTAAGAGATATTTGCAATTCGTCAAACCATATAAATGGCAGATAATTGGGACGGTACTGATTGGATTGCTAAAGTTCGCGATTCCGCTTTTACTTCCATTGCTCAGTAAGTATATAGTGGATGACATCATCGGAAATGGTGACCTGTCCAAAGCCGTGAAGTCCGAACGCCTTTTATGGGCAATGGCCATCATGATTTTCATTTTCGTTGCAGTTAGACCGCCGATTGAGTATTACAGACAATATTTCGCTCAATGGACCGGAACGAAAATCTTATATGATATTCGTAATGATTTATTTACTCATATACAGAAACTGAGTTTTAAATATTATTCCAATACAAGGGTTGGCGAGGTCATTTCGAGGATGATCACGGATGTGGAACAAACGAAGAACTTTGTCATCACGGGTTTGATGAACCTTTGGCTCGATATCGCAACGATCATCATAGTAATAGTCATCATGTTTACGATGGACGTGAAGTTAACCATTGTATCGATCATCATGCTTCCATTTTACGCATTTTCGATCAAGCATTTCTTTGGCAAGCTGAGAACTTATACAAGGATTCGGTCCCAAGCGTTAGCTGATGTACAGAGTCACCTTCATGAACGGGTTTCAGGGATGTCAGTCATCAAAAGCTTTGCGATAGAAGACAGGGAACAGGAATTGTTTGCGAAGCAAAACAAGAATTTCCTCGATAAGGCCCTAAAGCATACAAGCTGGAATGCCAAGTCATTTGCCGTCGTGAATACGATCACGGATATTGCCCCCTTGCTCGTGATAGGATTTGCCGGTTATCAGGTCATTCATGAACAATTGTCATTGGGTACCATGGTTGCCTTCGTCGGTTTCATTGACCGGCTTTATAATCCCCTCAGACGTTTAGTTAACTCTTCGACGACAATGACTCAGACATTGGCATCCATGGACCGGGTTTTTGAGTTTGTGGATGAGAAGTATGATATCGATGACCAGCCAGGGGCGAAAGAGCTGAAGCAAGTGGAAGGCCGAATAACCTTTCAGGATGTATCCTTTGCTTATGACGAGAAAGAGGCACCCGTTTTGAAACATATAAACTTGGATGTCAAACCAGGGGAAACCATTGCACTTGTCGGGATGAGCGGCGGCGGGAAATCCTCGATCGTCAGTTTGATTTCCCGTTTCTATGATGTGACGGAGGGAAGGGTATTATTGGATGGGACGGATATCCGTAAGTATCAAGTCCGCAGCCTAAGAGATAAAATAGGAATGGTTCTACAGGATAATATCCTATTTAGTGAATCGGTTAAGGCCAACATCCTTATGGGACGACCTGATGCAAGTGACGAAGAAGTATTTGAAGCGGCTAAGGCGGCGAATGCCCATGAATTCATCATGGGTCTGAAAGAAGGATATGAAACGAAAGTCGGGGAGCGGGGAGTTAAATTATCCGGAGGCCAAAAGCAACGGGTGGCCATTGCGAGGGTATTTTTGAAAAACCCGCCAATCCTTGTTCTCGATGAAGCCACATCCGCATTGGATTTGGAAAGTGAACACTATATCCAGGAGGCGCTGGATATTTTAGCGAAAGACCGGACCACCATTATCGTGGCCCATCGGTTATCAACGATCACCCATGCCGATCGGATCGTTCATATCGATAATGGGGAAATTGCGGAAATGGGAACACACGAAGAACTTATGAAAAAGCAAGGGCATTACTATAACCTATTTCAAGTACAACAATTGGATTCTTAA
- the fabL gene encoding enoyl-[acyl-carrier-protein] reductase FabL encodes MEQKVALVTGSSKGLGRSTAIRLAEEGYDLVINYARSKSKALEVAAEIEALGRKALVVKANVGDVAKVKSMFEEIDAYYGRLDIFINNAASGVQRPLMELEESHWNWTMDINTKALLFCAQEAAKLMERNGGGKIVSISSLGSIRYLKNYTAVGVSKAALEALTRYLAVELAAKNICVNAVSGGVIDTDALKSFPNRDEMLAEAADQTPAGRMVEVEDMVNTILFLISDGASMIRGQTVIVDGGISLLV; translated from the coding sequence ATGGAACAAAAAGTGGCACTCGTTACAGGTAGCAGTAAAGGTTTAGGAAGAAGCACGGCAATAAGGCTTGCAGAGGAAGGTTACGACCTCGTTATTAATTATGCCCGGAGCAAGTCGAAAGCATTAGAAGTGGCAGCCGAAATTGAAGCGTTGGGGCGCAAAGCCCTTGTAGTTAAGGCAAATGTCGGTGACGTTGCGAAAGTGAAAAGCATGTTCGAGGAAATCGATGCTTATTATGGACGTTTGGATATTTTCATTAATAATGCTGCCTCTGGAGTGCAGCGCCCATTGATGGAGCTGGAGGAATCCCATTGGAACTGGACCATGGACATCAATACAAAAGCCCTCCTTTTCTGCGCACAGGAAGCGGCGAAATTAATGGAGAGGAACGGCGGAGGGAAAATTGTCAGCATCAGTTCACTGGGATCCATTCGCTATTTAAAAAATTATACAGCTGTTGGAGTTTCCAAAGCTGCGCTTGAAGCCCTGACAAGATATTTAGCGGTCGAACTTGCTGCTAAAAATATTTGTGTCAATGCCGTTTCAGGCGGTGTGATCGATACGGATGCCCTTAAGTCTTTCCCGAATCGGGATGAAATGCTTGCTGAGGCGGCAGATCAGACTCCGGCTGGACGGATGGTCGAGGTGGAAGATATGGTGAATACCATCCTGTTTTTAATTTCCGATGGAGCCAGTATGATTCGTGGACAAACCGTAATAGTTGATGGAGGCATTTCATTGCTTGTTTAA
- a CDS encoding gamma-type small acid-soluble spore protein, whose amino-acid sequence MANNKNKSQAGTNVQQVRQQNAQSQQGQGQFGTEFASETNVQEVRQQNAQSQQKKGQGQAQGQFGTEFASETNVQEVKQQNQKSQSNKSQG is encoded by the coding sequence ATGGCTAATAACAAAAATAAATCACAAGCAGGTACTAATGTTCAACAAGTGAGACAACAAAACGCGCAATCTCAACAAGGTCAAGGCCAATTCGGTACAGAGTTTGCTTCTGAAACTAACGTTCAAGAAGTGAGACAACAAAACGCGCAATCTCAGCAAAAAAAAGGTCAAGGTCAAGCACAAGGCCAATTCGGTACAGAGTTTGCTTCTGAAACTAACGTTCAAGAAGTGAAACAACAAAACCAAAAATCTCAAAGCAATAAAAGCCAAGGCTAA